The following coding sequences lie in one Haladaptatus sp. DJG-WS-42 genomic window:
- a CDS encoding 50S ribosomal protein L15e, with protein sequence MAKSFYSHIRDAWKTPGDGKLADLQWERKQDWRKQGAIERIDRPTRLDKARNLGYKAKQGIVVVRISVRKGSARKQRHKAGRRSKRQGVNRITRKKSIQRIAEERASTKYRNMRVLNSYWVGEDGRQKWFEAILVDPAHPAIQNDDDLNWICDDNHKGRAYRGLTGAGKSNRGLGKRGKGTEHTRPSIRAGQKRD encoded by the coding sequence ATGGCAAAAAGCTTCTACTCTCACATCCGAGACGCATGGAAAACCCCTGGGGACGGCAAACTCGCCGACCTGCAGTGGGAACGAAAACAAGACTGGCGCAAACAGGGCGCAATCGAGCGCATCGACCGCCCAACCCGCCTCGACAAAGCCCGCAACCTCGGCTACAAGGCAAAGCAGGGCATTGTCGTCGTGCGCATCAGCGTCCGCAAAGGCAGCGCCCGCAAACAGCGCCACAAAGCGGGTCGCCGCTCGAAGCGCCAGGGCGTAAACCGCATCACGCGCAAGAAGTCCATCCAGCGCATCGCAGAGGAACGCGCATCGACGAAGTACCGCAACATGCGCGTGCTCAACTCCTACTGGGTCGGGGAAGACGGCCGCCAGAAATGGTTCGAAGCAATCCTCGTTGACCCGGCACACCCAGCCATCCAGAACGACGACGACTTGAACTGGATCTGCGACGACAACCACAAAGGACGCGCCTACCGCGGACTCACCGGCGCAGGGAAGTCCAACCGTGGCCTCGGCAAGCGCGGCAAGGGTACGGAACACACCCGTCCGTCCATCCGCGCTGGCCAGAAGCGCGACTAA
- a CDS encoding MFS transporter: protein MALIHGIRENRGQFALQLLTVFAVGLTIGAERNVVPLLGRDVFGVESLAIIGSFVVSFGFVKALLNLYGGKWSETYGRRPILIAGWLVALPIPLILIYAPNWWWITLGNVLLGVNQGLAWSMSVNAKIDLAGANARGTAVGLDEAFGYTGVALGAWITGVIAAEYGLQPAPFYFLAGVIVLALLVAILFVEETLPYAQAEADASDAGEHLPFRAVLKRATWGDRTLFAAAQAGSVEKFVDALVWIAYPLYLTANGLSVAQVGVVVGVYGGVWGVLQLYTGKLADDIGRRIPVIAGMFVAGGGVLATAFVTGYWPWIVTAGVTGVGMALLYPTLITVVGDAAHPTWRATGLGVYRMWRDAGYAFGAILIGVTADAFGLQTAFVMVAGAMFLSGGVASFWMRETHPEFGTHASRSTGSPVTEE from the coding sequence CCACGGTATCCGCGAAAATCGAGGGCAGTTTGCCCTCCAGTTATTGACGGTGTTCGCCGTTGGTCTCACGATTGGTGCAGAACGGAACGTCGTTCCCCTCCTCGGCCGTGACGTGTTCGGGGTTGAATCGCTCGCCATTATCGGCTCGTTTGTCGTGAGCTTTGGCTTCGTCAAAGCACTCCTCAACCTCTACGGCGGAAAGTGGTCTGAGACGTACGGCCGTCGCCCAATTCTCATCGCCGGGTGGCTGGTTGCCCTCCCCATCCCGCTCATCCTCATCTACGCCCCAAACTGGTGGTGGATAACGCTCGGAAACGTTCTCCTCGGGGTCAACCAGGGGCTCGCGTGGAGCATGAGCGTGAACGCAAAAATCGACCTCGCAGGAGCGAACGCCCGCGGCACCGCCGTTGGCTTAGACGAGGCGTTTGGCTACACTGGGGTTGCCCTCGGTGCGTGGATTACCGGCGTCATCGCCGCCGAGTACGGACTGCAGCCCGCGCCGTTTTATTTCCTCGCAGGTGTCATCGTCCTCGCGTTGCTTGTGGCGATTCTCTTCGTCGAGGAGACCTTACCCTACGCGCAAGCAGAAGCCGACGCGAGTGACGCGGGCGAACACCTCCCGTTCAGAGCGGTGTTAAAACGCGCGACGTGGGGCGACCGCACGCTGTTTGCGGCCGCCCAAGCCGGCAGCGTCGAGAAGTTCGTGGACGCCCTCGTGTGGATTGCCTACCCGCTGTATCTCACCGCAAACGGCCTCAGCGTTGCACAGGTTGGGGTCGTCGTCGGCGTTTACGGCGGCGTCTGGGGCGTCCTCCAACTGTACACCGGCAAACTCGCAGACGACATCGGGCGTCGGATTCCGGTCATCGCCGGTATGTTCGTCGCGGGCGGTGGCGTCCTCGCCACGGCGTTCGTCACGGGGTACTGGCCGTGGATTGTCACCGCTGGCGTCACAGGGGTCGGGATGGCGCTGCTCTACCCCACCCTCATCACCGTCGTCGGCGACGCTGCCCACCCGACGTGGCGCGCTACGGGACTCGGCGTCTACCGGATGTGGCGCGACGCGGGCTACGCTTTTGGTGCAATCCTTATCGGCGTCACCGCAGACGCGTTTGGCCTGCAGACGGCCTTCGTGATGGTCGCCGGTGCGATGTTCCTCTCGGGTGGTGTTGCCAGCTTCTGGATGCGCGAGACGCATCCTGAATTTGGCACACACGCGTCTCGTTCGACGGGCTCGCCAGTCACCGAGGAGTGA
- a CDS encoding DUF1328 family protein, producing the protein MLELFTPIQAFSGQFLQYALLFFVLAIIASVVGARGIAGITMEIAKIFIAIFIILAIIALIL; encoded by the coding sequence ATGTTGGAGTTATTCACGCCGATACAGGCGTTCTCCGGCCAGTTCCTCCAGTATGCCCTGCTGTTCTTCGTGTTGGCGATTATCGCGTCCGTCGTAGGCGCGCGCGGTATTGCGGGGATTACCATGGAAATCGCAAAAATCTTCATTGCGATTTTCATTATTCTCGCCATCATCGCGCTCATCCTGTGA